Proteins from a single region of Enoplosus armatus isolate fEnoArm2 chromosome 6, fEnoArm2.hap1, whole genome shotgun sequence:
- the LOC139286798 gene encoding leucine-rich repeat-containing protein 4C-like: MLNKMTSSQQQQMMRGPRWNRALSDPLFVLLLALQLLVVAGLVRAQTCPSVCSCSNQFSKVICTRRGLRDVPDGISTNTRYLNLQENLIQVIKVDSFKHLRHLEILQLSKNHIRKIELGAFNGLASLNTLELFDNRLTTIPNGAFEYLSKLKELWLRNNPIESIPSYAFNRVPSLRRLDLGELKRLSYISEGAFEGLSNLRYLNLGMCNLREIPNLIPLVKLDELEMSGNQLSVIRPGSFKGLIHLQKLWMMHAQIQTIERNSFDDLQSLVELNLAHNNLTLLPHDLFTPLHHLERVHLHHNPWNCNCDILWLSWWLKEMVPANTSCCARCSSPSHHKGRYIGELDQNYFHCYAPVIVEPPADLNVTEGSAAELKCRASSLTSVSWITPNGSIMTHGAYKIRISVLNDGTLNFTNVTMQDTGTYTCMVSNSAGNTTASATLNVSSTENSSFSYFTTVTVETIETPHNEGFTTTVQQKVGPTPSAGTWGSVSPTSTTTTTARTPLSTRATEKTYTIPVTERGGENSLNGLDEVMKTTKIIIGCFVAITLMAAVMLIIFYKMRKQHHQQNHHAPTRTIEIINVDEDCVTGGPGMEGHLTLPPLEHEHLNHYNTYKTAYNHASTINSIHSSAHEPLLIRASSKDNVQETQI, translated from the coding sequence tgtgctgcttctggccctccagctgctggtggtggcAGGGCTGGTACGTGCTCAGACGTGcccctctgtctgctcctgtAGTAACCAGTTCAGCAAAGTCATCTGCACCCGGCGAGGCCTGCGGGATGTCCCTGATGGCATCTCTACCAACACACGCTACCTGAATTTGCAAGAAAATCTAATTCAAGTCATAAAGGTGGACAGCTTCAAGCACCTAAGACATCTGGAGATCCTGCAGCTGAGCAAAAACCACATACGCAAAATTGAGCTGGGAGCCTTCAATGGACTGGCCAGCCTCAATACCTTGGAGCTTTTTGATAACCGCCTCACCACTATCCCAAACGGGGCATTTGAGTACCTGTCCAAACTAAAGGAGCTTTGGTTGAGGAATAATCCCATAGAGAGCATTCCCTCCTATGCTTTCAACAGAGTGCCCTCATTACGGCGGCTGGACCTTGGGGAGCTCAAACGGCTCTCCTACATATCTGAGGGGGCCTTTGAAGGGCTGAGCAATCTGCGATACTTAAATTTGGGAATGTGCAATCTGAGGGAGATTCCCAACCTTATTCCCCTGGTGAAGCTGGATGAACTGGAGATGTCGGGGAACCAGCTATCTGTCATCCGTCCTGGCTCTTTTAAAGGGCTCATCCATTTACAGAAGCTATGGATGATGCATGCTCAGATCCAGACCATAGAAAGGAACTCTTTTGATGACTTGCAGTCACTAGTGGAGCTCAATCTAGCCCATAACAACCTTACCCTATTGCCCCATGATCTCTTCACTCCTTTACATCACCTCGAGAGGGTGCACTTGCACCACAACCCGTGGAATTGTAACTGCGACATCCTCTGGCTTAGCTGGTGGCTTAAGGAGATGGTACCAGCAAACACCAGCTGCTGTGCCCGCTGCAGCTCACCATCCCACCATAAGGGACGATACATTGGCGAGCTGGACCAGAACTACTTTCACTGTTATGCTCCTGTTATTGTGGAGCCTCCCGCAGACCTAAATGTGACAGAGGGAAGCGCTGCGGAGTTGAAATGCAGAGCCAGCTCCTTGACCTCAGTAAGCTGGATTACACCCAATGGTTCCATCATGACACACGGTGCGTACAAGATCAGAATCTCTGTGCTGAATGATGGCACTCTGAACTTCACCAATGTTACCATGCAGGACACGGGCACATATACATGTATGGTCAGTAATTCCGCAGGTAACACAACAGCATCTGCCACACTCAATGTGTCCTCtacagagaacagcagcttCAGCTACTTCACCACAGTGACAGTGGAGACCATAGAAACGCCACATAATGAAGGCTTCACCACTACTGTGCAACAGAAGGTGGGCCCCACCCCCTCTGCTGGTACGTGGGGGTCTGTTTCACCCACCTCTACAACTACCACCACAGCCCGGACCCCACTCTCCACCCGCGCCACAGAGAAGACTTACACGATCCCTGTCACAGAGCGGGGTGGCGAGAACTCACTGAACGGCTTGGATGAGGTAATGAAGACGACCAAGATCATCATTGGCTGCTTTGTTGCAATCACACTCATGGCAGCTGTCATGCTGATCATCTTCTACAAGATGCGCAaacagcaccaccagcagaaCCACCACGCACCCACACGCACCATTGAGATCATCAATGTGGACGAGGACTGTGTAACAGGAGGCCCGGGCATGGAGGGCCACCTGACTCTGCCTCCTCTTGAGCATGAGCACCTCAACCACTATAACACCTATAAGACTGCATACAATCATGCCTCCACTATCAACTCCATACACAGCTCAGCGCACGAACCTTTGCTAATCCGGGCCAGCTCAAAAGACAATGTACAAGAGACCCAAATCTAa